ATTTTACAAATGGAACACATTATGATTCACTGGCAAAAGTGCTGGATGAAAACTATGTAATTGACGGTATATTAGGAGGCCAGACAGGGGATGCCCTTGCAATGTATGATAAGCTTGATCTGATAACAGATAGTAAGACACTGGGAAAAGCAATGCAGGATCTAACAGGAGAAATGTATTCTAATACAACAAGAAGAATGGAAGATGTATCGGATATATTTGCAGATTCAATGGATGTACTTCAAAACTCAGATAATAATACCAAAGAAAACGTAAAGATAAATGTAATAGCAGGCAAAGGAAAGACAAAAGAAAACAGAAATGGAATACTGCCTTATGATTACAGCAGTGCAGGCGTACTGGCTTTAAGAGAAGTAGAGAGAACTTACAGACATACATTTGGATATTCACTAGGTTATTTGAGAACAGATTTTCAGTTCGAAGATACAAATAACGAAGATGAGGCAAACACAATCCAGTTAGGAATGCATAATAAGTATAAGACAAACGGCTGGGGCTTTAAAACAGACCTTCTTGGAAGAATAGGATTTAATAATACAGACAGAGAAATGGACTGGGGAACAGGAAGTATTTCACAGATGAGCGGAGACTATACGACATATGGAGTGACTTTGTTAAATGAAGTATCTAAAGATCTGGAAATAGGAAAAAGCAGTAAGATAGTACCTTATGCAGGCTTGAAACTGGAATATGGATATCATTCAGATATAAAAGAGAGTGGAGCAGCAGAAAGATTAAGAGTGGATCAGAATGAATACTACAGTGTAAAACCAAATGCAGGAGTAGAATTCCAGTTAGACAAGTATTTAGGAGAAAGTAAGGACTGGAAAATAAAAATGAATGTGGGCTTAGGCTATGAATATGAACTGGGAGATACAAATAAAGCGGAACAAGCCAGTCTTGACAGTATATCATCAAAGAAATTCAGTATGGGAAAATCGGGAGATGATAAAGGGAAATTCACTACAAACGGAGGAGTAGGAGTGGAATTTCAGGACAGATACGGAGTTTTCCTGACAGGACAGTATAAAACAGCAGG
Above is a window of Sebaldella sp. S0638 DNA encoding:
- a CDS encoding autotransporter outer membrane beta-barrel domain-containing protein, producing FTNGTHYDSLAKVLDENYVIDGILGGQTGDALAMYDKLDLITDSKTLGKAMQDLTGEMYSNTTRRMEDVSDIFADSMDVLQNSDNNTKENVKINVIAGKGKTKENRNGILPYDYSSAGVLALREVERTYRHTFGYSLGYLRTDFQFEDTNNEDEANTIQLGMHNKYKTNGWGFKTDLLGRIGFNNTDREMDWGTGSISQMSGDYTTYGVTLLNEVSKDLEIGKSSKIVPYAGLKLEYGYHSDIKESGAAERLRVDQNEYYSVKPNAGVEFQLDKYLGESKDWKIKMNVGLGYEYELGDTNKAEQASLDSISSKKFSMGKSGDDKGKFTTNGGVGVEFQDRYGVFLTGQYKTAG